The window ataaaaatgcaattttaatatccaaaatagaaattatatcaaGTTAGCAACCAAGCACTTACGTTTTAATTCAAACCTAATGCAatcctaataaaactaattgCCAAAGAATTCTTCATCATCAAAAgaatcatcatcatcttcttcttccataaCCACTTCTTCCATAATCACGCTTTAAAATTCAAACGAAAAGAACTGGAGAGACAGAAAGTTGAATAGAATGAAAAGAATAGAGAAGGACAGTTGAAAAGAACGAAATAAATAGAAGAGAAACGAAACGAAACACAGGAAAAAAAGAGTTGGAATTTGTAGTCTAAAGAGTCTCCTACTTGTATTCCTCAACTTCCTAATCAGTTTTAGTTCTGCACACATGTTTTTTACTCtttaaaaactaattttttttaatggagttCATAAATTGACCTATTCAGCCGATTCACCACCGATTCAGCCGATTCATGTCCGATTCTTTATGGTTTCGTACGATTCTAACAACTGGTACTTACTGCAATCAAGATGACAATTTTTGGACTTGGAGACATTTATGAATTGCATAGTTCTCAGTCTCATCTTGCTTCGTTTAAATTCGGTTCCATATTTCTGATATTTGAATATATGCGTCACTGAAGGTGCTCAGTTTAAGGCCATAGTTGAATATGCCCCTTCTCAACGGTTTCCCAAGTATTGTATTATGAAGAATAGCCGAGAAGGAACTATTTATGAAGGTACTATTTCCTTTTTCCCCCTTTCTGTTAACATATATTTTCATTGTTTGAGAAAGGAAACTTTTGAACTTTCTGCGCAGTTATTTTTTCCTAAAAAGGAAATCAGCATGGACATTCTCATATTGTTAATAATTCTTTCCTGAAACTAGATCCTGATTATCTGGAATTTCTCAAACTTCTTGCGGTACCAAAGGAAACTCTCCCTAGTGCAGAAATTCAGTTGGAACGAAAAGAAGCAGCGCAATCTGGTGTGCTAATATGTTTACTATCTTTACATGtgtatatgattttttttctcaTAAAGTGTTAATGATTGGAATTTGTTGGTAAAGGAAATATGTCTTATCTCatagaataaaattatttgttcCACTTGACACTCTTAGGTTCTGCAAAAGAAATTCCGATTATCACTCCCCTGATGGAATTTGTTCGTCAGAAACGATCATCTGAGGGTGGAAAACAGGTGTGTACATTttactttcttcttctcttctatgTAGGAAGAAAGAAAATCTAGTGATTTCTGTTAAATTCTGCGTAAGCTTATTACTATGAACTTTCTCTAGTCAGGATCTTGCATAGTTCAATGATTAGTTCTTGGATCTTGTAGATTTTGTAATTCAAGTTGTTCTTCTCAGATATCAGCAAAACATTTCAATAGTTGCAGTTTGCTTGTGCTGTAGTTGATATTTTCCTTTTGCTAGAGGGCAGTCCTGTTTGTGACACCACACAGAAGTAGAATATATTGAACAACATTTTAATGAGATAAGCATACCAAAGGAATATAAAAGCATATGTGCTGCAAGTCCTTATTGAATGGTATATCACAagcattcttttttatttaattcaaagTATGCACGAAAATGTCACGGAGGCCAATTGGAGAATTACTTCCCTTATATAGTTTctgtaataaaaaattatataagtagTTCTCCTCCAGTTGGCCATTACACAGGTGCCGAAGCTACGAgttaaaaggaataaagaaattATACAAAGTACGTAATTCTCCAATTGGCCATTACATGGGCTCCAAAGCTATGACTTAAAAGGAAGTTCACTGAGATTGTATGCATTATAGCATTTCATGGTAGTATGATTCCTATACCAAGGCATAGTTTCATCCCGAGTGAGGATTATCTTATTTGTGTATTGGAATTTTGAGATCTGGCTATATCGATCAGTTTTCTTCCTGTTATAATCTTAAATGTCGAAAAAATCCAGAAACTGTGACAAAAATGTTAGCCATAAATTTCGTTTAATAGTGACCGAGTTGTCTTGACTAGGGGTGTTAAAAAAACTAGCCAATCCagtaatccaatccaatccaacctAAAAATAGGTAGTTTACTAAATTATTTAGACTATTGGATTGGTTTTAACCAAACCAAGAAATTATTTCATCTTGATTGGTTAATTTAACCAGTTATTAACTGGTTATTAACCAATCCAAATCAAAcctttaaaaaagaaaaaaatgagagaTTTTGATGGGCGGAGAAATAACTCAATAAACAATTCATATAAAGACGGTAAAAGCGAGTAAAATAGTAAAAacacgaaaagtaaaaaaacatgaaaaatgagaaagcggagaaaaaaagaaaaaaaagtaatcCTAATAATATGGTTTTGaatcattataatatcaatagcATTATCAGTTTCCTTTTGTTTTCACTAATTTTTGTTGTCAGCTATCTTATGCTTGGTCAGAAAtgttagttaattaattaagaaatctAAATTAGTTTAATAATATGATTTATTATCCATGTAGATTATTTTTGAGATACTTATTTAATTTGGTAAGAATTAGTTGTGATTttataaattgattaacttCACGAGAGAGGTAGCAAACTATACAAATATCTTAGTGCACTGTACTAGACCGGATCAAGTTTTATTATTAGGAATCATGAATCACTCATGTGACAGCACATTATTGCTTAAGAaattaagaagaaaaataaaaaaacggaACTATACCAACAAGATCCGCCATGTAAATAAATTCCCTAAGTGTCTACCATTTTCTTGTTTctcacattttcatatttttttccatttttttttgtttttttatggtGTTTTACCGTTTTGTtacttttttcatgttttcccttgtttcttatttttttttttttttttttctgttttcccaattttcatgttttcatatgttttttttttggttttcacttttttttttttttttttaaaatttggtaCAATGAAAAATTGGATGGTATGGatttgaataaaattgattGAATTATATAATTTAGTTAAAATAATGAGTTTGAGTAATAACCAATCCAATCCAACTCTATGGAATATTCATGGGTTGGATTGGTTATTTACAACCAATCCATGAATTTCTTCCttgattggattggattggtttTTGATCCAATAACTATTGAATTGACCAATGAACACCCCTAGTCTTGACAAACAGAATCATGCTTTAGATATCAAGATCCGTTATTCCTATATCTTTCATTAAACTTTGACTGTCTATAATCTTAAGCAAAGATAGGGTTGTTTAGTGGAGTTTGGTTAAATATGTGATTATCCTATCAATACCATCCATTTTAGGAGAATTTTTCTTGGAAATGTAGCAATATTACTCTGATCTTTATGCTGATGTAGCAATATCAATCATGTAAATTTGATTCCTTTTTTCCATTTATGACAGGATGCTTCAGTTGCTGGCAGAGGTAGGAAAAGAGTTGGCTTAGCATCGTTTAACAAGCCTAGTTCTTGTACTAAGAAACAATATGCTGAGAAGAAAAAGGTATCTATCTTATTTTGGCAGTGTTATTTTGAACAAAACAAATTATGAAATACATGCTTTAGAAATTATAGCACAGCATGTGTGAGCTGGATCTCCAAACATCAAGATTTAGGGTCAGTTGATGGGAATACTTTTCAAGATACTATTTTCCGTTTTTTTCACTTCGGTATTTGGGGCTTCTAGAAAAACTGGTGataaaaaatgaatattttaaAACCTAGCAGGAAATATGACTTTAAAGCAAAGTCATGTTCCTGGCTATCataaactcataaaaggaaaaaaaaaaaaaaaaccttatacTAAGAGCATTTCATGTTGTATCCAAGTGCTAGAAAAAAATTTCCAATCAGTTTTCACAATTGTGCCAAATACCATCAGATAATTCATTTTTCTCACAATATTTGTTCATTTCagaaatatttttatatgttattttctGAAGCATTTTAAAACGGCTGTAATCCGAAGGAAATTTATTTTCAATGTTGCTGCAGAATGTTGTTGTGAACTTGTGATACCCCTTAGAAGTTGAGTTTCTGAGCTATGGTATACAGGTTGCATATTCTGATGGCCCTCCCAAATGGATCTACTTGCTTTGATTTAATCTCATTGCAATCTAAATTTATGATGCCGATCTGTTCCCTAATTTATTATGACCATTATATATGTTGTTGAATTATTAAATTAACTATTATCATATGCTTTTCTAACTCTCATCTAGAATCGCAAAGCTGTTTCTTTTTCTAAATGAGTTTTAAATATTTCTGTTGATGCTTCATGATGGTTGATATTTAGTTCCTTTTTCTGTCTGGTACATATGAGTTTCTGTTTAAAGAGTATCATTGTGCTTGAAGTTCCTTTCTATCACCTTGGAATAGTGTGGCAGCAGAATTTGAGTTGCATGGCAGCTTGGGGATTGTTGTTATTGTATGATTTGCATTCTCCTATTTGGTTGGCAGGATATTCTAAACAGAAGCACAAAGAAGGCAAATCAAAAGGGCAAGTCAACTAATATTCTGGCACCCAGGCAAGATGATCGACCTGCGACCTTAGGTGGgaaaaaatatcataaattgAATGTGGTATGAATTTAGGTTGTTGGAATGATTAGTGGAATATTAAATGTTTTTGATGGAGTGCTTGATGGTCAAAGggtaaaaaaacaacaaaattagTCGTCAGTGGGATTATAAACATGACCCTGAGGTTGTATCTGTTGGGTAACCCTAATTCACATACTACATGTTTAACCATCCTCAAAAAAACTGGATAAGTGAGTTTTGTTACAGAAAATTTCTCAACCTGAAAGTTCAATTTTGTAGGTGGTGTAGTCTCCACAATTTTCTATGTCTCTTAACACATGCTTAAAGCGCATTCCCACATTATCTTATCCtggaattttaattaataatacgGGGTTGATGAACGAGTAGAATTTTGTGACCTTTTAGTCTAAGAGGGTTCTAATATTATCAAAGAAACCACTTGATCTATCAAAATTCAAACTTTTAGGCAAGGGGCTAAGGAATTGATTTCATTGTCATCAGATAATCATATAGCATGTGATCATGATGTAgtgatttataatttatgatgaAAGGTGTGAAAAATGCTCTTGGCGTGGTTGCTACTGtagaacttaagttttgagtccAGCAGTATCTAGATGTCATTGGTCAATTTACATTTTCCATATGCATTTCTATCATTGAAGTTTGTATTCTAAGAATTACTTTCTGTAGAGACTGGAAAGCGAATCACCCTCCTTAAAGGGAAAGGAGATAAAATTTCTCGTGTAAGCTTTCTATATCTTTTTTGGTTTCCATTTCCCAGTTGCTGCTTCATGGATGAGTTTATTATTTGATACGCAACTAAAATTTATATGCTTGTGCATTGCTTTAATACTCAACAAGAGAATTCTAATGGGTATTAGTAAATGCAGCAATGTATTCTCTAAATTAGTAAATGCAGCAATGTATTCTCTAAAGTAGTAATGCGTTTACTTTCTAGGTTCCTGGTGGTATATCGAAACAACCTGGCAATTTGCCTGTTTCTACTGCTCCTAAACAAAGCCGGAGATTCGCAGCTGGTGAAAGGTCAATAAAGGGCATCCTTCTGAGTAACGAAGCACATAAGAATCGTCCTTCGACTGCCATACAGCCTAGAGTCAAAACTCAAAACTCAAATTCGGAGCATGACAAACGATTAGTTGTGCCAAGGAACAAACAAGTGGGGTCTAGTTACATATCTTGTAGTGAACCATCTCAACCTGTTTCTGATGGAAATTTAAAGAACAATTCAGATGAAAACTTCTCAACGAAAAACCGGTATAGTTCAGGCTCTGATAGTAAAAGACAGGAAAAGCATACAAGAAATAAGGATAGGACAAACCATGGTGTTCCATTTCCTTTAAGTCTCTCCGACATTCATTATGATAATGGGGAGAAACTATCATCTACTACATTGCAACACACTGGATTGCTTTTGGATTCAATTGAAGGTAATATTGTTGTTCTGTCTGCCTTCAGAAATCTTCCTTCTGCTTGAAATAGGAATGTGGGTATTGTAGTTCATGAGTCGGGGGGAAATGTAAAGGCAATTTATACTACAATCTTTACTTATCCTTGAGGAAATAGGAACTTAATGATGTTCATTGTGGGAGCCATTCACTGGCTAGGTATTAAATACTTCGGGTATTACTGGATTCGCCTGAAACTTTCACTACCACGTGATGTGACACTCCATTAGTTTTTAACACCAAGTATATGCTAATTTCGTACTTATAAACAATGATTAGCATGTAATATGAATGCCACACCAGTAGTAGCAGAAAGCCTATGTTAAACTCCTAGTAGTACATGAATGTTAAAAACTGGGTATTTACCATTGTGAATAGTTACTGTTGGTCATTTTATTCTACTGATTtcattaaattgaattaattcaGGATTCCATAAAAATGGTCATCGTGTGCCAACCCGTAGAATAAAGAAATATGGTTCTCTGGTAGCATCTGAACAGAGATCTTCAAAAGGAGGAGGTGCTAATGGTTATGCTGTCCATGAGGTTTGAAAAATTTGCGTTGAGCATCATTGACTTGTTACTTTTATTTTGTGACAATCAGTTGATGTGCCTTTCTATATTTGCAGAAGCAAGTATGGGTTCAGAAATCATCTTCAGGTTCTTAGATACTGAATTGGTACGAAACAACAGATACTGAACTGGTAAGCGTTCAGAAGTTACCTATAATCGTGTTAAAAGAACATCAATTGAAGAAAGAACAGGGAAGTTGACAAATAATTTAGATTTTTAACTAACAAATGGCGAGCTTAATTGATTGCTACTATTTTTAAAATGAGCATGTATATAGATTCAAATGATGAGTTCGTATTAAGCGGGTTATCTTGACTTCCTGTTTATACATTTCTGTAATTGCAATTATTAACATTAAACTCCAAAACTTCAAAGCAAATGGAAAGTTTCCTTAAATAATTTAGAACTATCGGGCAAAgagtagggctgtaaatgagctgaGCCGCTCATGAGGGGCTCGGCGTTCGGCTTGATAAAAGCTTGACCATGTTTGAATTGATTTATAAaggagccgagcttgagcacgcCGAAACTTAGTTTGAAGAGCATGCTCGGTTAtagttcatgaacaagctcgattAATGCACATGAACACTCTGAGCGAACTTGGCTATAAAAGGGGAAATGTAAAACAACATAGTTTTGTGTGAACTTTAGTTTTGTAAGTTCTAAAGCTATGTAGTTTTGTGTAAAATGAAATTTCAAAGAACAATTATTAATGAGCATAATTAGTGAGCTGTTCGTGAGCGAAATTCAAGAACAAAATTGATGAGCAGCTCATGAAAAGTATGTTGAGCTCGAGCTCGGGCTGATCATGAGCAGGTCAAAGCTAGTCATGATTACGGCCCTAGCAAAAGAGTAAGATCAAGATTTAAGAGAGATAAATGGACACAAATAACATCTGAAAAAGTAttgattttgttttcttttctaagaATATGAGAAAAGGCAAGGCACTTCCTTATCTAAACAGTACTTCCAAACTCTGTGAAAAGCTGATATGGTTCATTTTACGCACAGGCATTCCAGGCGATGTTTATAATGCAGCACTCCCGGTTTATCCTTCAGCTTCAGCATTCATATAGATTCACAAACATATCAATTTTGAGGATCCCTTGTGAGATTCGGTTCAATGTCTCGGTCGTGTTTCTGTAAAGTATTGCAATAGAAGAAGCCTTGAGCCTGCAATTTGCATATTTCAAGCACAAAAGATTGACAGAATTCTCTAGTTGCAGGCTGCACTTGAATGAATTTGAATTGTGTTAAGGGTTCTCGCAATCTGATCTGCAGTACCGAGTTTTTGATTCAGATCAGATTGATAGTCTGAAAATATAGTAGAAGAGAGGACTTTTATACAATCATCCTCTTATCAGGCCAATGAATTTGATGTTTATTGGCAGTGTAAAGCTGTGTGAATTTGTTGTAATACCTTTATCTTGAAAGGTACAAAAGAATTCCCATTctattttgggtaaataatttattagtcttccactttttacctaacacactgtttactTCCTATATTTTGAAGAACACATTccttatcttttgtcaatattaaccttttggtccttatttctatttttttagatttttaactgttatatttggcataaacagagagatagaaaataacagagtaacatggtcattaTGTATTGTACTATGGTTGTACTGAAAGTTAAGATATGTTAGGTTAAAGATctaaaaaatagagaaaatgaccaaatgattaatattgacaaaacataGGGATTTTATAATGtctttttcaaaatagaaacaGTGTGTTACTAAAAATGTGAGAGACTTATATGATGATGACAGACTTTGCTATGATGTAAAGGGTATGTTCCTGTTGAATTACTGATGTGGTAAATAAATATTTACTCTCTGATAGTTAA of the Euphorbia lathyris chromosome 7, ddEupLath1.1, whole genome shotgun sequence genome contains:
- the LOC136235690 gene encoding regulator of nonsense transcripts UPF3-like, yielding MKKAPLERTKVVIRHLPPSLSQFHLFSQFDHLFSHRYNWYCFRPGKYSLKNQRYSRAYIDFKSPGDVLEFAEFFHGHIFINEKGAQFKAIVEYAPSQRFPKYCIMKNSREGTIYEDPDYLEFLKLLAVPKETLPSAEIQLERKEAAQSGSAKEIPIITPLMEFVRQKRSSEGGKQDASVAGRGRKRVGLASFNKPSSCTKKQYAEKKKDILNRSTKKANQKGKSTNILAPRQDDRPATLETGKRITLLKGKGDKISRVPGGISKQPGNLPVSTAPKQSRRFAAGERSIKGILLSNEAHKNRPSTAIQPRVKTQNSNSEHDKRLVVPRNKQVGSSYISCSEPSQPVSDGNLKNNSDENFSTKNRYSSGSDSKRQEKHTRNKDRTNHGVPFPLSLSDIHYDNGEKLSSTTLQHTGLLLDSIEGFHKNGHRVPTRRIKKYGSLVASEQRSSKGGGANGYAVHEKQVWVQKSSSGS